The following proteins are encoded in a genomic region of Camarhynchus parvulus chromosome 4A, STF_HiC, whole genome shotgun sequence:
- the DLG3 gene encoding disks large homolog 3 isoform X9 has protein sequence MSPGPAVPALSSPVPAEYSRFESKIHDLREQMMNSSMSSGSGSLRTSEKRSLYVRALFDYDRTRDSCLPSQGLSFSYGDILHVINASDDEWWQARLVTAHGESEQIGVIPSKKRVEKKERARLKTVKFHARTGMIESNRSIKTKRKKSFRLSRKFPFYKSKENLAQESSGQEQGVTSNTSDSESSSKGQEDTILSYEPVTRQEIHYARPVIILGPTKDRINDDLISEFPHKFGSCVPHTTRPRRENEVDGQDYHFVVSREQMEKDIQDNKFIEAGQFNDNLYGTSIQSVRAVAERGKHCILDVSGNAIKRLRQAQLYPIAIFIKPKSIEALMEMNRRQTYEQANKVFDKAMKLEQEFGEYFTAIVQGDSLEEIYSKIKQIIEDQSGHYIWVPSPEKL, from the exons ATGAGCCCTGGGCCAGCCGTGCCTGCActgagcagccctgtccccgcAGAGTACAGCCGCTTCGAGTCCAAGATCCACGACCTGCGGGAGCAGATGATGAACAGCAGCATGAGCTCGGGCTCGGGCTCGCTCCGCACCAGCGAGAAGAGATCGCTCTACGTCCG AGCCCTGTTTGACTATGACCGGACCAGGGACAGCTGCTTGCCCAGCCAGGGGCTCAGCTTCTCCTACGGGGACATCCTGCACGTCATCAACGCCTCGGATGACGAGTGGTGGCAGGCCAGGCTGGTCACAGCCCACGGCGAGAGCGAGCAGATCGGGGTCATCCCTAGCAAGAAGAG GGtggaaaagaaggagagagCACGGTTGAAAACAGTGAAGTTCCACGCCAGGACTGGCATGATTGAGTCCAACAGG TCGATCAAAACGAAACGTAAAAAGAGTTTCCGCCTCTCTCGAAAGTTCCCATTTTACAAGAGCAAAGAGAACctggcccaggagagcagcGGACAGGAAC AGGGCGTGACATCAAACACCAGTGACAGCGAGAGCAGTTCCA AAGGACAAGAGGACACCATCCTGTCGTACGAGCCAGTGACGCGGCAAGAAA TTCACTATGCCAGGCCAGTGATCATCCTGGGCCCGACCAAGGACAGAATTAACGACGACCTCATCTCTGAATTCCCACACAAGTTTGGTTCCTGCGTGCCCC ACACCACCAGGCCTCGGCGTGAGAACGAGGTGGACGGCCAGGACTACCACTTTGTGGTGTCCCGGGAGCAGATGGAGAAAGACATCCAGGACAACAAGTTCATAGAGGCTGGGCAGTTCAATGACAATCTCTATGGCACCAGCATCCAGTCCGTGCGGGCGGTGGCAGAGCGG GGGAAGCACTGCATCCTGGATGTGTCTGGCAATGCTATCAAGAGGTTGCGACAAGCACAACTTTATCCCATTGCCATTTTCATCAAACCTAAATCCATTGAAGCCCTCAT GGAGATGAACCGGAGACAGACATATGAACAGGCCAACAAGGTCTTTGACAAAGCCATGAAACTTGAGCAAGAGTTTGGAGAATATTTTACAG CCATCGTACAAGGAGACTCTCTTGAAGAAATTTACAGCAAAATCAAACAGATCATTGAGGACCAGTCCGGGCACTACATCTGGGTCCCGTCCCCAGAGAAACTCTGA
- the DLG3 gene encoding disks large homolog 3 isoform X10 yields MMNSSMSSGSGSLRTSEKRSLYVRALFDYDRTRDSCLPSQGLSFSYGDILHVINASDDEWWQARLVTAHGESEQIGVIPSKKRVEKKERARLKTVKFHARTGMIESNRSIKTKRKKSFRLSRKFPFYKSKENLAQESSGQEQGVTSNTSDSESSSKGQEDTILSYEPVTRQEIHYARPVIILGPTKDRINDDLISEFPHKFGSCVPHTTRPRRENEVDGQDYHFVVSREQMEKDIQDNKFIEAGQFNDNLYGTSIQSVRAVAERGKHCILDVSGNAIKRLRQAQLYPIAIFIKPKSIEALMEMNRRQTYEQANKVFDKAMKLEQEFGEYFTAIVQGDSLEEIYSKIKQIIEDQSGHYIWVPSPEKL; encoded by the exons ATGATGAACAGCAGCATGAGCTCGGGCTCGGGCTCGCTCCGCACCAGCGAGAAGAGATCGCTCTACGTCCG AGCCCTGTTTGACTATGACCGGACCAGGGACAGCTGCTTGCCCAGCCAGGGGCTCAGCTTCTCCTACGGGGACATCCTGCACGTCATCAACGCCTCGGATGACGAGTGGTGGCAGGCCAGGCTGGTCACAGCCCACGGCGAGAGCGAGCAGATCGGGGTCATCCCTAGCAAGAAGAG GGtggaaaagaaggagagagCACGGTTGAAAACAGTGAAGTTCCACGCCAGGACTGGCATGATTGAGTCCAACAGG TCGATCAAAACGAAACGTAAAAAGAGTTTCCGCCTCTCTCGAAAGTTCCCATTTTACAAGAGCAAAGAGAACctggcccaggagagcagcGGACAGGAAC AGGGCGTGACATCAAACACCAGTGACAGCGAGAGCAGTTCCA AAGGACAAGAGGACACCATCCTGTCGTACGAGCCAGTGACGCGGCAAGAAA TTCACTATGCCAGGCCAGTGATCATCCTGGGCCCGACCAAGGACAGAATTAACGACGACCTCATCTCTGAATTCCCACACAAGTTTGGTTCCTGCGTGCCCC ACACCACCAGGCCTCGGCGTGAGAACGAGGTGGACGGCCAGGACTACCACTTTGTGGTGTCCCGGGAGCAGATGGAGAAAGACATCCAGGACAACAAGTTCATAGAGGCTGGGCAGTTCAATGACAATCTCTATGGCACCAGCATCCAGTCCGTGCGGGCGGTGGCAGAGCGG GGGAAGCACTGCATCCTGGATGTGTCTGGCAATGCTATCAAGAGGTTGCGACAAGCACAACTTTATCCCATTGCCATTTTCATCAAACCTAAATCCATTGAAGCCCTCAT GGAGATGAACCGGAGACAGACATATGAACAGGCCAACAAGGTCTTTGACAAAGCCATGAAACTTGAGCAAGAGTTTGGAGAATATTTTACAG CCATCGTACAAGGAGACTCTCTTGAAGAAATTTACAGCAAAATCAAACAGATCATTGAGGACCAGTCCGGGCACTACATCTGGGTCCCGTCCCCAGAGAAACTCTGA